From a single Accipiter gentilis chromosome 10, bAccGen1.1, whole genome shotgun sequence genomic region:
- the TLNRD1 gene encoding talin rod domain-containing protein 1, which yields MASGGSGKSSSEVSGGGIPSSGSLQRKKLISICDHCKIKMQLVADLLLLSSETRPVNTESLSVFGESFEKCRDTIIARTKGLSILTHDVQSQLNMGRFGEVGESLMEMGELVVSLTECSAHAAYLAAVETPGAQPAMPGLVDRYKVTRCRHEVEHGCGVLKTTPLADMSPQLLLEVSQNMSKNLKFLTDACVLASEKSKDKFAKEQFKLSVKCMSTSASALLACVKEVKTSPSELTRNRCVLFSGPLVQSVYALVGFATEPQFLGKAATINPEGKAVQTAILGGAMSVVSACVLLTQCLRDIAQHPESSTKMSDYRERLRNSACAVSDGCNLLSQALRERSSPRTLPPVNSNSVN from the coding sequence ATGGCTAGCGGTGGCTCTGGCAAGTCCAGCAGCGAGGTGTCTGGCGGCGGCATCCCCAGCAGCGGTTCCCTGCAGAGGAAGAAGCTCATCTCTATCTGCGACCACTGCAAGATCAAGATGCAACTGGTGGCCGATCTGCTTCTGCTGTCGAGCGAGACCAGGCCGGTGAACACCGAGAGCCTGTCTGTCTTCGGCGAGTCCTTCGAGAAGTGCAGGGACACGATCATTGCCAGGACCAAAGGACTCTCCATCTTGACCCATGACGTCCAGAGCCAGCTCAACATGGGACGCTTCGGGGAGGTGGGGGAAAGCCTGATGGAGATGGGGGAGCTGGTGGTCTCCCTGACCGAATGCTCTGCCCATGCTGCCTACCTGGCTGCGGTGGAGACTCCGGGGGCCCAGCCTGCTATGCCTGGCTTGGTGGATCGCTACAAGGTGACCCGATGTAGGCATGAGGTGGAGCACGGCTGCGGGGTCCTCAAGACCACCCCTTTGGCAGACATGAGccctcagctcctgctggagGTTTCTCAGAACATGTCCAAGAACTTGAAATTCCTGACAGACGCCTGCGTGCTGGCCAGTGAGAAATCCAAGGATAAATTTGCTAAGGAGCAGTTCAAACTCAGTGTCAAATGTATGAGCACCAGCGCCTCTGCCCTCTTGGCGTGCGTCAAGGAGGTCAAGACTTCACCCAGCGAGCTGACCAGGAACCGATGCGTCTTGTTCAGTGGACCTTTGGTGCAGTCTGTCTACGCTCTGGTGGGCTTTGCCACTGAGCCCCAGTTTTTGGGTAAAGCTGCCACCATTAATCCAGAGGGCAAAGCTGTGCAAACTGCCATCCTAGGAGGAGCCATGAGTGTGGTATCTGCTTGTGTGCTCCTGACCCAATGCCTCAGGGATATAGCCCAACACCCCGAAAGTAGCACCAAAATGAGCGATTACAGGGAAAGGTTGAGGAACTCAGCTTGCGCCGTCTCGGATGGTTGCAACCTGTTATCTCAGGCACTAAGAGAAAGATCTTCACCCAGGACTTTACCGCCAGTGAACTCCAATTCTGTGAATTAA
- the MESD gene encoding LRP chaperone MESD isoform X1 — protein MIKLAETDGRNNLTQRQTLQKRLEKAGLPFCRNGMKDDDIEEGDLPEHKRPPAPIDFSKIDPGKPESILKLTKKGKTLMMFVTVSGSPTEKETEEITSLWQGSLFNANYDVQRFIVGSNRAIFMLRDGGYAWEIKDFLINQERCADVTLEGQVYPGKGAEENEKLKNKTKPEKARKKKDADKKSNSIKEDNRATKQRDDL, from the exons ATGATAAAGTTGGCAGAGACTGATGGAAGAAATAATTTAACACAGAGGCAGACTTTGCAGAAGAGGCTGGAAAAAGCTGGGCTTCCTTTTTGCAGGAATGGAATG aaagatgaTGACATTGAAGAAGGGGATCTTCCCGAACACAAGAGGCCTCCAGCACCAATAGATTTCTCAAAAATTGATCCAGGCAAGCCTGAAAGTATCCTGAAGCTGACGAAAAAGGGGAAGACTTTGATGATGTTTGTCACAGTGTCGGGAAGTCCCACAGAAAAGGAGACCGAAGAAATTACTAGCTTGTGGCAGGGCAGTCTCTTCAATGCAAACTATGACGTGCAAAG GTTTATTGTTGGCTCAAATCGTGCCATCTTTATGTTACGTGATGGCGGTTACGCCTGGGAGATCAAAGACTTCCTGATAAACCAAGAAAGGTGTGCGGATGTTACTCTGGAAGGTCAGGTTTATCCTGGCAaaggagcagaagaaaatgagaaactgaaaaacaaaacaaaacctgaaaaagcaaggaagaaaaaagatgcagacaAGAAATCTAATAGCATCAAAGAGGACAACCGAGCAACCAAACAGAGAGATGATCTATGA
- the MESD gene encoding LRP chaperone MESD isoform X2: MAAAAGWALLGLALWLCAAAGAAEPEGKRRAGPAKKKDIRDYNDADMARLLEQWEKDDDIEEGDLPEHKRPPAPIDFSKIDPGKPESILKLTKKGKTLMMFVTVSGSPTEKETEEITSLWQGSLFNANYDVQRFIVGSNRAIFMLRDGGYAWEIKDFLINQERCADVTLEGQVYPGKGAEENEKLKNKTKPEKARKKKDADKKSNSIKEDNRATKQRDDL, from the exons atggcggcggccgccggctggGCCCTGCTGGGCCTGGCGCTGTGGCTGtgcgcggcggccggggccgccgaGCCGGAGGGGAAGCGGCGAGCGGGGCCGGCCAAGAAGAAGGACATTCGGGACTACAACGACGCGGACATGGCTCGGCTGCTGGAGCAGTGGGAg aaagatgaTGACATTGAAGAAGGGGATCTTCCCGAACACAAGAGGCCTCCAGCACCAATAGATTTCTCAAAAATTGATCCAGGCAAGCCTGAAAGTATCCTGAAGCTGACGAAAAAGGGGAAGACTTTGATGATGTTTGTCACAGTGTCGGGAAGTCCCACAGAAAAGGAGACCGAAGAAATTACTAGCTTGTGGCAGGGCAGTCTCTTCAATGCAAACTATGACGTGCAAAG GTTTATTGTTGGCTCAAATCGTGCCATCTTTATGTTACGTGATGGCGGTTACGCCTGGGAGATCAAAGACTTCCTGATAAACCAAGAAAGGTGTGCGGATGTTACTCTGGAAGGTCAGGTTTATCCTGGCAaaggagcagaagaaaatgagaaactgaaaaacaaaacaaaacctgaaaaagcaaggaagaaaaaagatgcagacaAGAAATCTAATAGCATCAAAGAGGACAACCGAGCAACCAAACAGAGAGATGATCTATGA